From the Desulfosalsimonas propionicica genome, the window TTGATGCCGCCGCCAAGGCTGCTCTTTTTGAGCATCAGCGGACCGTCAACCATGTTCATGTGAAAACGGATTATCAGCGTTTGGAACCGATCCGGTCGTCACGGCCCGAGTCCGCGCAATCCGGAGTGTAGCAGGAATTGTCCACGAATTCGCATTTTTCCTTACATGACGGACACTGTTTCGGCGGCGCATCAGCGTCAAATGTGTATCCACAGTTGCTGCACTTCCAGCTGGGCATAGTGTCACCTCCTTTGCATGGTAACGGTTATAGGGCCCTGGTCCGGCGCCGGCGGGGAAACTATTTCTTGAGCTTGGTCAGTTCCCCGCTCAGCAGGCGGATATGCCCCATTTCTTCCTTGATGATATTTTCCAGCCGGTTTTTTCCGTATTTTTCCGGCACCAGTTCCTTCATGCCCAGATAAAGCACGATGGAGTCTTTTTCCGCCTGGATGGCGGCTTTTAAAATATTTTCCATGGAAGATGTGTCAATGGGTTTTTCAAAAAACACCCGAATGTCTGCCAGGGCCTTGAGATAATTTTCCGCATCTCCCTCAGGGTCAAATACGGTTTGGGTTTTTTCCTTCTCCTTTAACTCAGCGCGCATCTGCTCAAAAAGCCGCTTGTGATCTGCTTCCATGTCCGCCAGATTGTTAAGCATTTCCTCGTTTTTGGGGTCGTCCACATCTTGTGCGGCTTTTCGGTAAAACTGCTCACCGTTGATCTCGATATCCTCGGCCAGCTTAAAAACATCATCAGCGCTGAAATCAAATGCAGCCATCACTTCCTCCGTTGTATTAAAGTTAACAAACCAGCACTTTTCACAAAAATAATGCCTATAAATTTTTTTGCCAGTCCCATGCCGGCTGACTGCTGCAGATGCCGGACAAAACGCTGCAGAGGGTTATCGCCAGTTGCCTTTCTGCATATGGGCGGCCTTTTCGGCTTCAGCCCGTTTACGGATTTTGTAGCCCGCATCCCGGATCATCCCGTAAAGAACGCCGCAGCCCGCATCCTCCCGCTCGGCATCACCATCATCGGCAAGCTCCAGCATGGCTTTGACAAGTTCCATTGTTCTTTTAATATTTTCGTTGGCCGGTTTCAATACCTGAAATCCATCATTTCTGTGAATGCTGGCATTTATTTTTGTGCTGACAGGGGTTGCTGCTGCTTTTGATTTTTTGTTGAATCATATGATGCAAACTTTACAACTTTCATGCCAAAACACTGCTGCACCGGCCGGTTTTTTGGGCAGAAAGCTGTTTGGTCCCCCTGAAAACCAATCCCAATATAAATCAATTTTTATATAAAAACAAAGTGTTATTTTTATCATGGGAGTTGCCGCAGGATGTTGTCAAGTCATGCAGACATGACCGGCAATGCACGGATTGGGTTTTCTTTCTGTCGATTTTGATGTATCAGGGCTGTATCATGGTACAAAATTGTTTCATCCAATGGCCAAAACTCATCGCCGGCACACTGATCCGCCGATACAAGCGGTTTATTGCAGACATCCGGCTGGCAACCGGTGAGACGGTAACGGCCCACTGTCCCAATTCCGGGAGCATGGCCGGCTGCAGCCAGCCCGGAAGGCCCGTTTACATCTCTGTTTCCGACAATCCCCGGCGCAAACTCAAATACACCTGGGAACTCATTGAAATGCCCGGCTCCCTAGTGGGCACAAACACCCTGGTGCCCAACCGGCTGGTGCGCAGGTGTACGGAATCCGGCGTGATCCCGGAGCTGTCGGGATATGATTCAGTGCGCGCCGAAGTGCGGGCCGGGGATCACACCCGGTTTGACCTGATGCTGGAAAGCCGCACAACCGGAAAATGCTGGGTGGAGATCAAGAACTGCACCCTGGTGGAAAACCAGACCGGGTATTTTCCGGACGCGCAAACCCAGCGCGGTCGAAATCATCTAAAAGAGCTGCAGCGCCAGGCCGCAGAAGGCCACAGGTGTGTGATGTTTTTCCTGGTACAGCGCATGGACGCCGTCAAATTTATGCCGGCCGACCACATTGACCCGGCATACGGGGAGGAATTGCGAAGGGCTGTAAAAAACGGGGTGGAAATTCTGGTCTATGACGTGTACATGGACATGGCCGGCATCGGGCTCAGAAACCGCCTGCCTTACTCGTTTTCCGGGACCGCCTCCGGATAATCCCGGATAAACCGGTACAATGTGGCGCGCCCCACTTCCAGCTGCTTTGCCGCCTTGACCTTGTTTCCCCCGGTTTTTTCCAGGGCCGCACGAACGGAATCCACATCGAGTTTTTTGTCCGGCCCCCGCCGCTTTTCAGACGATTTTGCACTGCGAAGCTCCAATGGCAGATTTGACGGCCGGATCACGCTGCCGCCGGATTTGACAATGGCAAACTGAAGCACATTCTGCAGCTGCCGGACATTGCCGGGCCAGTCATAATCGAGCATAATACCCAAAGCTTCTTCGGAGACCACCTTTGGGGGTTCATCGCCGTGCTCCCGGGCCGCATTGCGCAGGAAATGTTCAATAAGAAGCGGGATGTCATTTCGCCGCTCCCGCAGGGGGGGCAAATGAACCGGAATCACATTTAACCGGTAATACAAATCCTCCCGGAACGCCCCGGCCTGGATCTGTTTTTTCAGGTCCTTGTTTGTGGCGCTGATGATGCGCACATCCACGCTCACGGTCTTTTCGCCGCCCACCTTTTCAAATTTTCCGGTCTGCAGAAACCGCAGCAGCTTGACCTGCATGGCATTGGAAAGCTCGGCGATCTCGTCGAGAAACACCGTCCCGTTGTGCGCCAGCTCAAAACGGCCTTTTTTATCCCGTATGGCCCCGGAAAAAGCACCCTTGACATGACCGAACAACTCGCTTTCAATGAGGCCTTCGGGCAGGGCCCCGCAATTGATGGGGACAAAGGATGCCCCGGCCCGGCGGCTTTCATGGTGAATGGCCTCTGCCACCAGTTCTTTTCCCGTGCCGGTTTCCCCGGAGATGTGCACCGGGTAGTCATAAGCGGCCAGATCCCGGATCTGCTGAAAAATCTGGAGCATCTTGTAATCCCGGCCGATAATGCTGCCGAATCCGGATAATTCCCCGGCCTTGAACCGGAGCTTGAGCAGTTCGGTCAGGTCGCTCACAGAGGCCAGCACACCCACGATAACACCGGTATCATCCCGGATCGGGGAAACCGACATTTCCGCCTTGCGGCTCTGGCCGTCTTTTGTCAGGATCGTGACCGGATACTCCATGTATTCAGGCAGATCCTGGTGATTTTCCGGCTGGTTTTCATCGAAAAGGCACTTCTGGCCGCAAAACGGCTGGCCAAACGCCTCGTGGCAGTCTTTGCCCAGCACCTCATTGCGGCTGTATCCGGTGAGCCGTTCTGCCTCCTCGTTGAAAAAAAAGATCCTGCGTTTCAGATCATGGGCGATAATACCTTCCTTTAAATGATCCAGGATTCGTATGAGGTTCTGTTTTTCCGAAAGCAGCCGGGTGAGTGTGTCGTCAGACATAGTTGTTTTAAACCGTTTGATTCGCCTGGATCCATCTGTTTGCCGGCCGCAGCTGCAGCCGGCTGCAAAATTAAAAAACCCCTGCCGGGCACAAAGGCCAAAGCAGGGGAAAAATCATAGCACGTTACCGGTTCAAGTCAAGCAAATGTCTCATTTTGCGGCAATTCTGCTGGTTAAAATGCGAAGGCCAGCTGGGCGGTCACGGCATCGTTTTCATCATCATTTTCATATTCCTCATGGAAATATTCCAGGGCAACGGATGTGGAATCAAACACGTCCATGCTCATCGCACAGATGTAGCGGTCCTCTGCCAGAAACCCGCCTGCATCGTCTGTTCCCTGCCAACCCACAGCCAGGGTGGTGTCTTTTTCCGCAAAGGTGAAGCCATAGGCCAGTTCCAGGTTCCATGCGGAAATCTCTTTTATTTCCATTATGTTGCCATTGTCCGTATACTCGGTATCATCCAAGGCGGTCATGTACTCGCCGATCAGGGTCACCGGCCCGGAGGAAAAAATGGCATGGGCTGCGACCCCGCCCACATAATCATCTACTTCTTCAATGCCTTCATCGGATAAAAAGTCTGAATCAAGGATATTGTTGATATAGCCAACACCCGCATCCAGGGTGAAGTTTTCCCTCTCCATGATATATCCGGCATTGGCCCCGAAATTGTCCAAGTGACTGTCATCATTATATTTGTCCGTATCCCCGTTGAAAACGTAGGCCGATGCGTAAAAGCCGTTTTGCTTAACACCCGCCACTGCGGCCGACTCCCGGGTCTCTCCGAGTTCCAGGGTCAGGGGATCGGAAACCATGTGGGTTTCAAAATTGCCAAACGGCACGTAGAGTTTGCCGGCGGTCAGATAAAACGGACTGGCTCTGCCCGGCCTTAAAGTAATAAAACCTTCATCCAGGTCCACGGGCTCGGTGTCGTCTTCTTCCCACAAAAACACAACATGTCCGCTAACATAATCGTTGAACTGCGCATCAATGCCCAGCTCGACCGTTGCCAGGTTCAGATCGCTGGAATCTTCACCTGTGCCGTCCCGGTTGTCCCGATCTTCATACACCCCTTCGACTTCCAGCAGGCCGCTGATGGAAATCCGATCCGTCCACTGACCGGAAAAATCCCTTATTCCCACTTTTTGTTCAAGTTCGTTAATTTTCCGGGTTAACTCATAATTGGACAGCTCCTTGGCAAATACCGGCGAGCCCGTCACTATCACGCACATGCAAAAACTGAGTATCGATACAATAATCTGTTTCATTCTTTCCTTTTCCATTTCTTTTTTTATTTTAAATTGCAAATAATGAATTGCCTTGCCGGGGTTATTGGCATTTTTCCTGCTTTTCTTGTTTTTGCGCCAATGGACAATCCCGGCACGTTGCACACCCGCACCCGGAACCACCCGCGCTGAGTGCGCGGACAATGTAACGGCACAGGTACCAGACGGCCGCGCACCCGATGATCACAAGCAGCACGGTTTCCATGAACGAATTTCCTTTATTTCATATCCCGGGCCTGGACCCAGATCACGGCATCCTGGGAAAGTTCCCTGCCGTTGTGCTCAGTGGCCGGGCCCGCACCCAGAGCACAGAAACCCCACCACCCGGCCCTGGGCAGGCCATAGGTGAATTCACCGCTGGCATTGGCTTTAATGGTCATGGTGACAAATGAATCCTGAGGGGCCCGGACTTTCGCCTTTCCGGCAAAGGCGTTTTTTTTCATATCCGGTTCATGATTGAGATATTCCACCTCGATTTCTGCATATGGAACCGGTTTGCCCTCTCTTTTGACAACACCCCGGAATACATTTCCGGTCCACAGCGCATAAGGCTTGTCCAGGGGCACGATTTCAGCCGGCAGCCCGATTTCCGCATCCCAATCCGTTGGAAACCCGGCCGTATTGACCATCATCTTGGTGATCTGCTGAATATAAACGTCTTCTTCTTCCTCATAATAAGGGGTCGGCACCAGGCAAAACACATTGTCGCCCATCCCCCTCAGGCGGCAGGTGCTTTCATAGGCTGCACCACTGTTTTCCAGCCCCGTCCACTCAATGGGTTTTAAGGTGTCTTTCAAATCCTTTTTTCTTTGTTTACGCACCACAAAGAATTGCTCGGGCTCTTCCATATCCATGGTATGGCCGGCATCAAAAGGATGGGTGAATACCAGTTTCAGATCAATGGCCTGCCCGTTTTCCAAAGCGGTTTCCGGGGTATAAATCATCTGGAAATGTGCCATTGCAGGGGCTGTCATAAATACTGCGGCGGCTGCAGCCATCACTACCCATTTTTTCATTCCTGCATCTCCCTTTTTATCTTGACTTTCAAGGTTTTTTCAGAATCATTGCGGTTGATTTGCTAATCAATTTTCTCGCCTGGAATTTCAACCTCATGCCCCTTTCCCGCATCAAAAATGACGGTGTAGGGCACTTCCGGCTGGTCAAACTCAAATTCGCTGAAATCATTCATTTTGCCTTTTTCCAGCACTTTTCCGTCTTCTGCGACCACGCGTACTTCCACGCCCGCTGCAGACGAGCCGTCAGAAAATCCACCTTCACAAACCACCGTGCCATCGCCAATTCCATAGCAGGAGCACACGGGAGTATGGGCCAGAGCCGGCCCTGATGCCGCGAGAATCAGAATAAATCCCATAAGTGCCGTCCATCTTGTCTTTTGCATACAACAAACCTCCTTTAAATTAAGTAAATTAAAACCTGATGAGGGGCCCGGAAGCGCTCAGGGCCCCTCATCCGTCCATTAAAAAAACGATTCCTTTCAATAAACATTCAGATTTTCCGCCAAATAATGTTACCGCCCTAAATAACATCAAAATCCGGCCGGTTTCGGACCAGTCCCATGACCACCGTCAATGTCAGGGCAAGACCGTAGAAAATCCACATGGCTTGAAAGCCGCTGAACCCCAGGGCCCTGCCCCCGGAAAAAACCGCCACGGCAACGCCAAGTGCCAAAACCATGGAATAGCCAATGGAAAACAGCATCCACCGGGTTCCCCCGGCCTGAATCTTAACTGCAATAGCCGCGGCAAGGCACGGCGGATAAAGCACCATGAAAAGCATCAGGGAAAGACCATGCAGCGGAGTGAATCCTGTCTCTTTTGATGCCATGCGTTTTTCCAGGGATTCTCCCCGCTCATCTGATTCATACAGGGCTCCCAGGGTGGCAACGCTGCTTTCTTTGGCGGCCAGCGCGCTTAGCAGCGCCACGTTAACCCGCCAGTTAAACCCTGCATACCGGGTAACCGGCTCCAGGCTCTTTCCGGCCCATCCCAGAAAACTGTTATGGATCTGCTCATTTTTCATATCCATGAGCAATTGCTTGCGGCTCCGCTCCAGGCTACGGGCGGCCCGATAGGCAATCATGCCGTCTTTTCCCTGGCGGGTGACAATTTCATAAAGCTCCGGGTCTTTTTCCCTGAATCTTTCATTGACGGCTTTGGCGGCATCACCGCCGCCCGCCCCAAGGCGCGCATTTTTGTAACCGCTCCAGTACCGGACAAAATCCATGATGTTGTCCGGATCAATAGCGTCGGCATAATCCGTATCCTCAATATCCTGGATAAAAGATGAGACCGCTTTGTGCTTTTCTTCCTGATAATGCGCCATGCGCTCTTCGCTGATGCCGGGAAACCGCATCAGGATAAACACCACCACGGCCACGGCGGCCACAATAGTTGTAATCTTGCGCACAAAGAGCCAGACCCGTTCCACTGCCCGGGTCAGCACTCCGCGCACAGTGGGCACATGATAGGGGGGCATTTCCATGACAAAAGGGGAAGTGGGCCTTTTTTTCAGCACCGTCAGAGTCAGGATTTTTGAAATGGGCAGCACCAAAAGCAAACTGATCGTGGAAATGAAAAACATGGCCCAGGCTTTGTGGGAAGCGAAGTAAATATTAATCAACAGTACATAAAGGGGCACCTTGGCCAGGCAATTGAGCAGGGGGATCACCAAAATGGTGGCCAGCCGCGAGCGTTCATCGGGTATTGCTTTACACGCCATGACTCCGGGCACGGCGCATCCGCCCACATAAATACCGCCGAGCACCATGGGCAGGGTGGACTGGCCGTGCAGGCCGTAGCGTGAAAAAAGCCGGTCCATGATAAAGGCCATGCGGGGCATGTAACCGGAATCTTCCAGAATGGCAATTAAGGCAAACAGAATAAAAAATATGGGAATGTAATTGAGAAGGGCATTGATGCTGTCAACAAACCACAAGCCAAAGGCCCGCATTACCGGAATTTCAATAAATCCGGCCCCGGGCAGGAGGACTTCCACCCAGCTGCGGATCTTTGCCAGAATCGGCCAGGTATAATTGGTGACATTGTAACCCTGGACAATGGACAAATAATAAAGCAGCCAGATCACCGCCACCAGGACCACCGGCCCCATCAGCCGGTGGCAGACCACTTTATCGATCCGATCCGACCAGGAAAGCCGCCGGGCTTGCCCCGGTGACATGCAGGATCTGGCGATCCGATCCGCCTCCTGATAGCGGCGGTTGGCAATATGGATTTCCGGCATTTCATCAAACCGGGACTCGAAGTCTGCGCGCAGCCGTTCAATATCTGCGGTAAAATCCTCAGGGCTCGGATGGACCGATGCAACCAGTCGAATTACTTCGCTGTCGCCTTCCATTAGTTTGACGGCCAGCCAGCGAAGGGGATAAGCTGCCGGCAATTGCGGGGTCTCGGCCAGAACACGGCTTTCAATGTCGCGCAAAAACGGCTCCATCTCCCCGTAGTCCAGCCCGATGCCGCCTGACGAACCACTGGTATCCGCCAGTGCTGAAATGGTGTCGAGCAGTTCCTTTTTCCCGCGGCCGGTTTTCATATTCGTGGCCACCACGGAAATGCCCAAAAGTCCGGAAAGCTTTTGCGTATCAATGGAAATGCCGCGTTTTTCCGCCAGATCGATCATATTCAGGGCCAGGACCACCGGCGCCTGCATTTCCATTAACTGAAACGTCAAAAACAGGCAGCGCTTGAGATTGGATGCATCCATCACATTGATCACCACGGACGGATCTTCCCGGAGGATAAAATCCCGGGCCACCTGCTCCTCCGGAGAATAGGAGGTCAGACTGTAGGTGCCCGGGAGATCAACGACTTCCACATTTTCCCCGTTGCCGGCATACCAACCGATCTTTTTTTCCACGGTTACTCCGGGATAGTTGGCCACATGCTGCCGGGCACCGGTCAAAGCATTAAATAGTGTGGATTTGCCGGAGTTGGGCTGGCCGGCCAGTCCAATTTTCGTTTTTTGCTGCCTCATTTGCATGCAATCTCCACTGCCCTGGCTTCTTCATGCCGAAGACTGATATAATATCCGTCCAGTTCCACTTCCATGGGATCTTCAAGGGGTGCATTCCGGATCACCCGAATCCGCAGGCCGGGGTAAACCCCCATATCCATAAGCCTGCGCCCCAGTCTGTCCCGGCTGCACAATTTTTCAACATAGGCTTCATCCCCGGGCTTTAATTGATCCAATGTCATTTTCCAGTCCTTTCCAAAAATTGCCATAACCTTCCCGGAAACCTTC encodes:
- a CDS encoding LbtU family siderophore porin, translated to MKQIIVSILSFCMCVIVTGSPVFAKELSNYELTRKINELEQKVGIRDFSGQWTDRISISGLLEVEGVYEDRDNRDGTGEDSSDLNLATVELGIDAQFNDYVSGHVVFLWEEDDTEPVDLDEGFITLRPGRASPFYLTAGKLYVPFGNFETHMVSDPLTLELGETRESAAVAGVKQNGFYASAYVFNGDTDKYNDDSHLDNFGANAGYIMERENFTLDAGVGYINNILDSDFLSDEGIEEVDDYVGGVAAHAIFSSGPVTLIGEYMTALDDTEYTDNGNIMEIKEISAWNLELAYGFTFAEKDTTLAVGWQGTDDAGGFLAEDRYICAMSMDVFDSTSVALEYFHEEYENDDENDAVTAQLAFAF
- a CDS encoding ferritin family protein → MAAFDFSADDVFKLAEDIEINGEQFYRKAAQDVDDPKNEEMLNNLADMEADHKRLFEQMRAELKEKEKTQTVFDPEGDAENYLKALADIRVFFEKPIDTSSMENILKAAIQAEKDSIVLYLGMKELVPEKYGKNRLENIIKEEMGHIRLLSGELTKLKK
- a CDS encoding sigma-54 interaction domain-containing protein; translated protein: MSDDTLTRLLSEKQNLIRILDHLKEGIIAHDLKRRIFFFNEEAERLTGYSRNEVLGKDCHEAFGQPFCGQKCLFDENQPENHQDLPEYMEYPVTILTKDGQSRKAEMSVSPIRDDTGVIVGVLASVSDLTELLKLRFKAGELSGFGSIIGRDYKMLQIFQQIRDLAAYDYPVHISGETGTGKELVAEAIHHESRRAGASFVPINCGALPEGLIESELFGHVKGAFSGAIRDKKGRFELAHNGTVFLDEIAELSNAMQVKLLRFLQTGKFEKVGGEKTVSVDVRIISATNKDLKKQIQAGAFREDLYYRLNVIPVHLPPLRERRNDIPLLIEHFLRNAAREHGDEPPKVVSEEALGIMLDYDWPGNVRQLQNVLQFAIVKSGGSVIRPSNLPLELRSAKSSEKRRGPDKKLDVDSVRAALEKTGGNKVKAAKQLEVGRATLYRFIRDYPEAVPENE
- a CDS encoding FeoA family protein, with translation MAIFGKDWKMTLDQLKPGDEAYVEKLCSRDRLGRRLMDMGVYPGLRIRVIRNAPLEDPMEVELDGYYISLRHEEARAVEIACK
- the feoB gene encoding ferrous iron transport protein B gives rise to the protein MRQQKTKIGLAGQPNSGKSTLFNALTGARQHVANYPGVTVEKKIGWYAGNGENVEVVDLPGTYSLTSYSPEEQVARDFILREDPSVVINVMDASNLKRCLFLTFQLMEMQAPVVLALNMIDLAEKRGISIDTQKLSGLLGISVVATNMKTGRGKKELLDTISALADTSGSSGGIGLDYGEMEPFLRDIESRVLAETPQLPAAYPLRWLAVKLMEGDSEVIRLVASVHPSPEDFTADIERLRADFESRFDEMPEIHIANRRYQEADRIARSCMSPGQARRLSWSDRIDKVVCHRLMGPVVLVAVIWLLYYLSIVQGYNVTNYTWPILAKIRSWVEVLLPGAGFIEIPVMRAFGLWFVDSINALLNYIPIFFILFALIAILEDSGYMPRMAFIMDRLFSRYGLHGQSTLPMVLGGIYVGGCAVPGVMACKAIPDERSRLATILVIPLLNCLAKVPLYVLLINIYFASHKAWAMFFISTISLLLVLPISKILTLTVLKKRPTSPFVMEMPPYHVPTVRGVLTRAVERVWLFVRKITTIVAAVAVVVFILMRFPGISEERMAHYQEEKHKAVSSFIQDIEDTDYADAIDPDNIMDFVRYWSGYKNARLGAGGGDAAKAVNERFREKDPELYEIVTRQGKDGMIAYRAARSLERSRKQLLMDMKNEQIHNSFLGWAGKSLEPVTRYAGFNWRVNVALLSALAAKESSVATLGALYESDERGESLEKRMASKETGFTPLHGLSLMLFMVLYPPCLAAAIAVKIQAGGTRWMLFSIGYSMVLALGVAVAVFSGGRALGFSGFQAMWIFYGLALTLTVVMGLVRNRPDFDVI
- a CDS encoding rubredoxin-like domain-containing protein → MPSWKCSNCGYTFDADAPPKQCPSCKEKCEFVDNSCYTPDCADSGRDDRIGSKR
- a CDS encoding DUF4198 domain-containing protein, encoding MKKWVVMAAAAAVFMTAPAMAHFQMIYTPETALENGQAIDLKLVFTHPFDAGHTMDMEEPEQFFVVRKQRKKDLKDTLKPIEWTGLENSGAAYESTCRLRGMGDNVFCLVPTPYYEEEEDVYIQQITKMMVNTAGFPTDWDAEIGLPAEIVPLDKPYALWTGNVFRGVVKREGKPVPYAEIEVEYLNHEPDMKKNAFAGKAKVRAPQDSFVTMTIKANASGEFTYGLPRAGWWGFCALGAGPATEHNGRELSQDAVIWVQARDMK
- the sfsA gene encoding DNA/RNA nuclease SfsA produces the protein MVQNCFIQWPKLIAGTLIRRYKRFIADIRLATGETVTAHCPNSGSMAGCSQPGRPVYISVSDNPRRKLKYTWELIEMPGSLVGTNTLVPNRLVRRCTESGVIPELSGYDSVRAEVRAGDHTRFDLMLESRTTGKCWVEIKNCTLVENQTGYFPDAQTQRGRNHLKELQRQAAEGHRCVMFFLVQRMDAVKFMPADHIDPAYGEELRRAVKNGVEILVYDVYMDMAGIGLRNRLPYSFSGTASG